A stretch of DNA from Verrucomicrobiia bacterium:
ACCCAGATCTTACCTTGCGGACTACGCTGAGTCGTTTGCGGGTCCAGCTTGAACCGCCCCTTCTCACTCCAGCCCTTTGGTGAAGCCTCGATCAACACCACGTTGCCATTGGCTTCATCCAGCAGATACAGCATGCCATCCGCATAACCGACAGCGCCTTTGCCCACTGACTTGTTAGCCCAGACCTGTTCTCCCGTTTTGAAATCCTGACAAATCCAACCCGGTCCATCCGAATGACCGTAAAGATGGTCACCTACCAAGATCACGCCGCCATGATGATTCTTCATCACCATATTGGCATAAACATCCGTCACCTGATTGTCCTTGCTGATCTGCACCATTTTGCAGCCAACGTTGTAACCAGCCGTGACGAACACATAGCCGTCTTTGTAGATAGGCGTGGGGATTACCGCTGTCTTGCCCGGGAAGTCAGACCGCCACAGCACCTTGCCATTGGCCGGGTCGATGCCCACGATGCTTTTCATGGTCAATTGCACATACTGCTTCTTGCCATAATGATTGATGGGGATGATGGATGAATACTGGGCTTCATCCGTAAAATCCGCACTCTGCCAGAGTAGCGTGCCATCTGTCTTCTTGAAGGCAGCAATCGCACCTTGCGGTCCGCCCGGCGTGCAAACGACCTTGTCGCCATCCACCAGCACGGATTCCGTGTAGCCCCAATTCTGAAGCTTGCCGCCCAAAGCCGTCATGCTCTTTTTCCAAAGCACCTTGCCATCCGCCAGATTCGCGCAGATCAAGTCACCGCGACCACCCATCGTATAAACCTTGTCACCATCCACCGTAGGCGTCGAACGCGGGCCATCACCCCAGCGGTTCGTGTAGCGCGTTCCCACGGGAGCTGACCACAGCTCCTTGCCCGTATTGGCATCCAAAGCGATCAAAAACTCCGTCTCACCCCGCGCACCCATGGTGAAAAGCTTGCCTTTGGCGACCGAAAAACCGGCATAACCCAAACCGCCGTCCTGATACATCCAGACCTTCTTCGGCCCTTCCGCCGGCCATTGCTTCAGCAAACCGGACTCTTTGGAAAGATCATCCCGGCTCGGACCGCGCCATTGTGGCCAGTCATTTTGAGCCCAAGTGGTTGATGGCAAGGCTCCCGCAAGGAGGGATACCCCAAGGCATAAGGCGGCGACACATTTCATGCGTTAAAGCTGCAAGGGTTGATTTTGACGGAGGGAAAGTAGACCTGTTCACCACTTCTTGCCAGCAAATTGCGCGTGCTGCTTTACAGCGGCGGACCTCGTGACTAAGTTCCTTTCATGGCTGCAGAATTTGACGGCTCAGATTTCGTAGATACCGACTTTCAATCGTCGCAAAAGGCCGCCTCCACGGGCGGTGGCGCCGGGCGTCCGGCGTCACGCGAAGAGCTCGATGCCCAAATGGCCGACAAGCAGAACGAACTGTCCGCCTTGAAGCGTAAACAGGAGGAACTGGAACGCCAACGCGCCCAGATCGAGGACACTCGCCGCCGCAAGATCGAATACCAGACCGGTCGCGAAGAGATGATCCACCAGCTCACGCGAGGTGTGGCCTTGCTGGAAGAGGCGGAATTCGCCACGCGCCGTGAAGCCGAACAGATGGCCAAGAGTCTGGCTGAATTGCGTGATGCCCAAGTCAAGGTCTCCGCCTTGAACGAAGAACAGTGGACCACCGAGAGTGAGAACATCGAACTCACCCGCGCCCTCACCACCATTGAGAACGCCCGGATGGAATGGAACAGTGCCCGCCTGAAATGGACCGTACTCGACAAGGCCCTGCAATCTACGGAAGACAGCTCACCCAACGGTGGTCCGG
This window harbors:
- a CDS encoding PQQ-binding-like beta-propeller repeat protein; the encoded protein is MKCVAALCLGVSLLAGALPSTTWAQNDWPQWRGPSRDDLSKESGLLKQWPAEGPKKVWMYQDGGLGYAGFSVAKGKLFTMGARGETEFLIALDANTGKELWSAPVGTRYTNRWGDGPRSTPTVDGDKVYTMGGRGDLICANLADGKVLWKKSMTALGGKLQNWGYTESVLVDGDKVVCTPGGPQGAIAAFKKTDGTLLWQSADFTDEAQYSSIIPINHYGKKQYVQLTMKSIVGIDPANGKVLWRSDFPGKTAVIPTPIYKDGYVFVTAGYNVGCKMVQISKDNQVTDVYANMVMKNHHGGVILVGDHLYGHSDGPGWICQDFKTGEQVWANKSVGKGAVGYADGMLYLLDEANGNVVLIEASPKGWSEKGRFKLDPQTTQRSPQGKIWVHPVIVNGKLYLRDQEIILCYDVKK